TCTGTACCTTTAGATATGAGGGCTGTGGCTGTTGATCTGACTGAGTGGTTTCCGGATGCAGACAGTGCACAGCAGAGGTTTGCAGCGGCGCTGGCTCTATTACAGCATTTTGTGGTTATAAATGGTGGGCCGGGTACCGGAAAAACGACTACTGTTGCCAAAATTTTGGGATTGGTGCTCAAGCACGCATGGAAATTATCACGTCCGCCGCATATTGCTTTGGTGGCGCCTACCGGTAAAGCGGCAGCACATATGGCCAATGCCTTGCAGCGAGCTTTAAGTAAACTACCTTTGGATCAAGACAGTAGACGTTTGCTGGGACGGCTTGGCGGTCAAACTGTACACCGGTTGCTTCAGCTACAACCGCCTCTTTTAACAGGCCCTTATGATGCTGAGCATCCTTTACCGGTGGATATTCTGGTGGTGGATGAGTCCTCAATGCTGGATTTATCTTTGTTTCGGGCATTACTGCGTGCTCTGAAAGAGGATGTGCGTCTGATATTGCTTGGTGATGCTAATCAGCTTCCAGCTGTTGGTGCTGGTAATGTATTAGCAGAGTTGTCGCGGCCGACAGTATTGTCTCCTGCTCTAAAACAAAAGCTTACCACGCTGCTGCCAAATCAGATTCTGCCCGAAACCAGTAGTCAGGCTGGAATGGCAAGTCATGTGGCTACATTGAGTCACAGCTACCGTTTTGATGCTACGCAAGGTATCGGTGCTTTGGCGACTGCCTGTATTAAAGGTGATGATGAAAGTGCTATGAATGCCGTCCGCCGCTTTCCGGCACAGTTGCAGGTGCGTTCGGCTGATTGGCAGCGGATGTGTCATGATTTGTATGCTCTGCATCAGCCATGGTGGCAGGCCGTGGCCGATCATGATGTTGATGCAGTTTTTAGCCATCTAAATGATATTATGGTGTTGACAGCTTGGCGAGCTGATGCTGAAGGATTTAATCGGCATTACCGGCAGTTTTTGCGTAGTCGGCTGCATCTGAATACCGATAGCTGGTTTGCTGGTTTACCTATCATGATTACCCAGAATGATTATGCGGTGGGTTTGTATAATGGCGATATAGGTATCATTCTTCCTGATGAAAATCATTCTGGTCACCTGTGTGCCTATTTTAATGATGGTAATTCTTTTCGTTCGATGGTTCTCAGCCGTCTGCCTCCTCACGAAGATGCCTTTGCGATTACGGTACATAAAAGTCAAGGTTCGGAATATGATAGTGTGTGGTTTGTGGCTCCTCAGACTAACGCTGCAGCGGATGACCCACTGTTTAATCGAGCGCTTTTTTATACTGCTTTGACTCGTGCACGGGAGCAGTTTATTTTCTGTGGTACAGCCAGACAAATGGTTCAGGGAATTAAAAATAGCCAGCAACGACGCAGTGGGC
This portion of the Snodgrassella alvi genome encodes:
- the recD gene encoding exodeoxyribonuclease V subunit alpha, producing the protein MANEITVQAGSEQPDHPALAAMAQVLGTVVPAEWAVMQPWANALLWAFNRGDSYIVVPREYRTSVRNCRMLVGAAGAYTPFVLLDNHLFSGRIWQLEQDIAENLWKRTTVKSVPLDMRAVAVDLTEWFPDADSAQQRFAAALALLQHFVVINGGPGTGKTTTVAKILGLVLKHAWKLSRPPHIALVAPTGKAAAHMANALQRALSKLPLDQDSRRLLGRLGGQTVHRLLQLQPPLLTGPYDAEHPLPVDILVVDESSMLDLSLFRALLRALKEDVRLILLGDANQLPAVGAGNVLAELSRPTVLSPALKQKLTTLLPNQILPETSSQAGMASHVATLSHSYRFDATQGIGALATACIKGDDESAMNAVRRFPAQLQVRSADWQRMCHDLYALHQPWWQAVADHDVDAVFSHLNDIMVLTAWRADAEGFNRHYRQFLRSRLHLNTDSWFAGLPIMITQNDYAVGLYNGDIGIILPDENHSGHLCAYFNDGNSFRSMVLSRLPPHEDAFAITVHKSQGSEYDSVWFVAPQTNAAADDPLFNRALFYTALTRAREQFIFCGTARQMVQGIKNSQQRRSGLGAALAGKVLQQSQLSLF